In the Bacteroidota bacterium genome, one interval contains:
- a CDS encoding TPM domain-containing protein, protein MAHAQPAHAKDAFSKSALAHIASAIADAERDTYAEIRVAIHDERETELSGKPLADVAKSEFAKLGMHKTAARNGLLLLVLYSERKFYIYADVGIHSKTQPETWTDVAAQLGNDFKQGHFEEGVTNALKKITEHLRGVLSKPAERSNELSNEVSIG, encoded by the coding sequence ATGGCTCATGCACAACCGGCTCATGCGAAAGATGCATTCAGCAAGTCCGCACTTGCTCATATCGCCTCGGCCATCGCAGATGCCGAACGTGATACCTACGCCGAGATCCGAGTAGCCATCCACGACGAGCGAGAGACGGAGCTTTCGGGCAAGCCGCTAGCGGACGTCGCGAAATCCGAATTCGCGAAGCTCGGCATGCATAAGACGGCGGCGCGCAACGGACTGTTGCTCTTAGTCCTGTACTCCGAACGCAAGTTCTACATTTATGCCGACGTCGGTATTCATAGCAAGACCCAACCCGAAACATGGACCGATGTTGCGGCACAGCTTGGTAATGATTTCAAGCAAGGGCATTTTGAAGAAGGCGTCACGAACGCTCTGAAGAAGATCACCGAGCATTTGCGTGGTGTACTCTCGAAACCTGCCGAACGCTCGAACGAACTCTCCAACGAAGTATCTATCGGCTGA
- a CDS encoding Glu/Leu/Phe/Val dehydrogenase, whose protein sequence is MAKKTAVKPSGKRRFSDEDPASYKEPAPVKGTSAATAHPHESPLESMMRRFDKAQEILNLEPGIYQYLKTPVKSVIVSIPIVRDDGSTEVFEGYRVIHNDILGPSKGGIRYAPDVDLDEVKALAAWMTWKCAVIDIPFGGAKGGVRCDPRKLSQREIEAITRRYTSNMLDVFGPERDIPAPDVNTNEQVMAWILDTYSMHMRRTEPGVVTGKPLVLGGSRGRREATGRGVMHATLSGLKKLKISPSKATVAVEGFGNVGSISAASLEDQGAKILAISDVTGGYYNPKGIDIDKAIKWSDDHGHLLEGFPGAEKITNEDLLELNVDVLVPAAREDRITEDNAANVKAKLIVEGANGPTSASADSILESKGIMVIPDILANAGGVKVSYFEWVQNRMGYYWDLETVNKRLEDAMVSAFDRVYENSQKHKVSLRLSSYILAIDKVARTLRLRGIYG, encoded by the coding sequence ATGGCAAAGAAAACCGCAGTGAAACCCTCGGGCAAACGCCGCTTCAGCGACGAGGACCCGGCGAGTTACAAAGAACCAGCTCCCGTGAAAGGCACATCCGCTGCCACCGCTCACCCGCACGAGAGTCCGCTCGAGTCCATGATGCGGCGGTTCGACAAAGCACAAGAAATTCTCAACCTCGAACCCGGCATCTATCAGTACCTGAAGACGCCGGTAAAGTCGGTGATCGTCTCGATCCCGATCGTTCGCGACGACGGCTCGACCGAAGTATTCGAAGGATATCGAGTCATTCATAACGATATTCTCGGACCCTCGAAGGGCGGCATTCGCTATGCTCCCGATGTTGATCTCGACGAAGTGAAGGCGCTTGCCGCGTGGATGACCTGGAAGTGCGCGGTCATCGATATTCCGTTCGGCGGCGCCAAGGGCGGCGTTCGCTGCGATCCGCGCAAGCTCTCGCAGCGCGAGATCGAAGCCATTACCCGACGCTACACCTCCAACATGCTCGACGTTTTCGGGCCGGAGCGCGACATCCCGGCACCGGACGTGAATACGAACGAGCAGGTCATGGCCTGGATTCTCGATACGTATTCGATGCACATGCGCCGCACCGAGCCCGGTGTTGTTACGGGCAAACCATTGGTGTTGGGCGGCAGCCGCGGTCGTCGCGAAGCAACGGGGCGTGGCGTCATGCATGCGACGCTCAGCGGTCTGAAGAAGCTCAAGATTTCGCCTTCCAAGGCAACAGTTGCCGTCGAAGGCTTTGGCAATGTCGGCTCGATCAGCGCAGCGTCGCTCGAAGATCAGGGCGCGAAGATCCTCGCGATCTCCGATGTTACCGGCGGGTACTATAATCCGAAGGGGATCGACATCGACAAGGCGATCAAGTGGTCCGACGATCACGGTCATCTGCTCGAAGGATTTCCGGGTGCAGAGAAGATCACGAACGAAGATCTGCTCGAATTGAACGTGGACGTCCTCGTGCCGGCAGCTCGCGAAGACCGAATCACCGAGGACAACGCTGCGAACGTGAAAGCGAAGCTGATCGTCGAAGGCGCCAACGGCCCGACGAGCGCCAGCGCCGACTCGATCCTCGAATCGAAGGGCATCATGGTCATCCCCGACATTCTTGCGAATGCCGGCGGTGTGAAGGTGAGCTACTTCGAGTGGGTACAGAATCGCATGGGCTATTACTGGGATCTCGAGACGGTCAACAAGCGACTCGAAGATGCGATGGTTTCGGCCTTCGACCGCGTGTACGAGAATTCGCAAAAGCACAAAGTGTCGCTGCGTCTGAGCTCGTACATTCTCGCGATCGATAAGGTCGCTCGTACGCTTCGTCTGCGCGGTATCTACGGTTGA
- a CDS encoding acyltransferase, whose product MPLQPATIALAQTKAVIGDVAANAAHHAEITRRAISAKADAIVFPELSLTGYTLRDLNMDVALDPSNSPLLAELRELSKEITIVCGGVERASNGGLHNAAFVFEDGSLIHTHRKIYPPTYGIFEEQRYFLPGNKAQAFESRRLGTVGVLVCEDLWHPSLPYLLAYQGAQAIITIAASPTRLAGVGDEDGPTNYKINREHHVTFARLFSVYVAFCNRVGVEDGVNFWGGSEVVSPDGSVLSRGAFFDEDLVLATLDPSLLARTRETSRHMLDEDLLLMRQMMDETVMKNRS is encoded by the coding sequence ATGCCCCTCCAACCCGCTACCATCGCCCTCGCACAAACAAAAGCTGTCATCGGCGACGTCGCTGCGAATGCCGCTCATCATGCCGAGATCACCCGTCGCGCAATTTCTGCTAAGGCCGATGCGATCGTGTTTCCCGAGTTGTCGCTGACCGGTTACACGCTTCGCGATCTGAACATGGATGTCGCGCTCGATCCATCAAACTCGCCGCTGTTGGCAGAGTTGCGCGAACTCAGCAAGGAAATTACGATCGTCTGCGGCGGCGTCGAACGTGCATCAAATGGTGGGCTGCACAATGCCGCGTTCGTGTTCGAGGATGGCTCGCTCATCCATACCCATCGCAAGATCTATCCTCCGACCTACGGCATCTTCGAAGAACAACGTTATTTTCTACCCGGCAACAAGGCGCAGGCGTTCGAATCGCGCCGGCTCGGGACGGTTGGTGTACTCGTCTGCGAAGACTTGTGGCATCCGTCGCTGCCATATCTACTGGCATATCAGGGGGCACAAGCGATCATCACCATCGCTGCAAGCCCGACACGCCTGGCCGGTGTGGGCGATGAGGATGGCCCGACGAATTACAAGATCAACCGCGAACACCATGTGACCTTCGCACGACTCTTCAGCGTGTATGTCGCGTTCTGCAACCGTGTCGGCGTCGAGGATGGGGTAAATTTCTGGGGCGGCTCGGAAGTCGTCAGCCCGGACGGCTCAGTACTCTCTCGCGGAGCATTCTTCGATGAAGACCTCGTTCTCGCAACGCTCGACCCTTCGCTCCTCGCCCGCACCCGTGAAACCTCTCGCCACATGCTCGACGAAGACCTCCTGCTCATGCGGCAGATGATGGACGAGACGGTGATGAAGAATCGTTCTTAG